The Salana multivorans genome window below encodes:
- a CDS encoding TetR/AcrR family transcriptional regulator codes for MHVTAETPAPPARTEDRRHLRGAERRREILATAVDAFAESGFRGSTLRDIAQRIGISEAGLLHHFRSKADLLTATLVERDRRDEERRRLSEAEGAPFLDTVRDQVARNAATPELVGLHVVVSAEATDLSHPAHDIFRDRYRRLRHQDTENFRAEVAASRLRPDVDPERIGQLVSAVMDGLQLQWLLDPDDVDMVDLFEHFLQILGAPPRESAGDVAPPSPPPQET; via the coding sequence GTGCATGTGACCGCCGAGACCCCAGCTCCCCCAGCTCGGACCGAGGACCGACGACACCTCCGCGGCGCCGAGCGACGCCGGGAGATCCTCGCGACGGCGGTCGACGCCTTCGCGGAGAGCGGGTTCCGCGGGAGCACGCTGCGGGACATCGCCCAGCGCATAGGGATCTCGGAGGCCGGACTGCTCCACCACTTCCGCAGCAAGGCCGACCTGCTGACGGCGACGCTCGTGGAGCGCGACCGGCGGGACGAGGAGCGGCGTCGCCTGAGCGAGGCCGAGGGCGCGCCCTTCCTCGACACCGTCCGGGACCAGGTGGCCCGGAACGCCGCGACGCCCGAGCTCGTCGGGCTGCACGTCGTCGTCTCGGCCGAGGCGACGGACCTGTCGCACCCGGCGCACGACATCTTCCGCGACCGCTACCGCAGGCTCCGCCACCAGGACACCGAGAACTTCCGCGCGGAGGTCGCCGCCTCCCGGCTGCGCCCCGACGTCGATCCCGAGCGGATCGGCCAGCTCGTCTCGGCGGTCATGGACGGCCTGCAGCTCCAGTGGCTGCTCGACCCGGACGACGTCGACATGGTCGACCTCTTCGAGCACTTCCTCCAGATCCTCGGGGCACCGCCGCGCGAGAGCGCAGGCGACGTCGCTCCCCCATCCCCACCACCTCAGGAGACCTAG